A single genomic interval of Spinacia oleracea cultivar Varoflay chromosome 6, BTI_SOV_V1, whole genome shotgun sequence harbors:
- the LOC110777082 gene encoding uncharacterized protein gives MVSEVNQGTINEASMEEDMSHEILLQSLREDVGNDESDIIQRSINNASISDFLEQQNALQDALTTQEEVLSFIMRGSRWCSPLLFFDNSDKLSHNPTLRKRNRKPDAKPRGVNKCKKVANLKDGEKLEVEFYMNGAVGDNHKDLTRHMGKLVRDRTICPVRVHTWDEIDNSAKEHMWQSVLNKFVGKGFDLDRKTTIDHLKRLWQNWRGILNQNSIIRKGGLENALNETPNDLTPADWKWLVEEHFSSEAFKKLSSRNSGNRGNLTMLHHTGSTPFRQVIWEEMGGKEGKDLPPISAVFKKTREGKSGNLKENDATKLDEIVSVEKENPSLSQFEVVEKCFGPQDRGGVVCFGFGIRPKDVRGPLPTGAMRNKKKMMIFENTWMKWKKFVKKILRR, from the exons ATGGTAAGTGAAGTGAACCAAGGAACTATCAATGAAGCATCCATGGAAGAGGATATGTCACATGAAATTCTCCTACAATCTCTTCGTGAGGACGTCGGGAATGATGAAAGTGATATTATACAAAGATCCATAAATAATGCATCCATTTCTGACTTCCTTGAGCAGCAAAATGCTTTACAAGATGCCTTAACGACCCAAGAGGAAG TTTTGAGCTTCATTATGAGGGGAAGTCGTTGGTGTAGTCCACTTCTTTTCTTTGACAATTCTGATAAACTTT CACATAACCCTACATTAAGGAAGAGAAACAGAAAACCGGATGCGAAGCCAAGAGGTGTCAACAAGTGCAAGAAAGTAGCAAATCTTAAAGACGGGGAAAAGTTGGAGGTTGAGTTTTATATGAATGGTGCAGTTGGTGATAACCATAAAGATTTGACAAGGCACATGGGAAAACTTGTTCGAGATCGTACTATATGTCCAGTAAGAGTGCATACATGGGATGAGATTGATAATAGTGCAAAGGAGCATATGTGGCAATCCGTTTTG AACAAGTTTGTTGGTAAAGGCTTTGATTTGGATCGTAAAACAACTATTGACCATCTGAAAAGGTTATGGCAAAATTGGAGAGGAATTTTGAATCAAAACTCAATTATTCGGAAAGGTGGTCTGGAAAATGCATTGAATGAAACGCCTAATGATTTAACACCTGCTGATTGGAAATGGTTGGTGGAGGAACATTTTTCAAGTGAAGCCTTTAAG AAGTTGAGTTCTAGAAACTCTGGCAATCGAGGCAACTTAACAATGCTACATCACACTGGAAGCACACCTTTTAGACAAGTTATTTGGGAAGAGAtg GGTGGAAAGGAAGGAAAAGATCTGCCTCCGATATCTGCTGTTTTTAAGAAAACCAGAGAGGGAAAGTCCGGCAATTTAAAAGAAAATGATGCTACCAAATTG GATGAGATAGTAAGTGTCGAAAAGGAGAACCCTTCTCTTTCACAATTTGAAGTTGTTGAAAAATGCTTTGGGCCACAAGATCGTGGTGGTGTGGTTTGTTTTGGCTTTGGAATAAGACCCAAAGATGTACGAGGACCTTTACCTACTGGAGCAAtgagaaacaaaaagaaaatgatGATCTTCGAAAACACATGGATGAAATGGAAAAAGTTCGTCAAGAAGATCTTGAGAAGATGA